The Roseibaca calidilacus genome has a window encoding:
- a CDS encoding molybdopterin biosynthesis protein, giving the protein MTELIAPAPQSQFLTVLSRDAAEAAFWKALAPAPLGVEDVALDALVGRVLASDIAATVDAPPFDRATVDGFAVRAADLFDSSAANPVHLRLNPEVIACGSAPSLQVAPGTATAIATGGPIPRGADAVVMIEHTDPEGNGIAVARAVAPGAHIGFAGSDIACGQTLLRKGMVISAREIAMLAAVGLDRAPVWRKPRVAVLSTGDELVQPGQPLRPAGIYDSNGPVIAAAVAEAGCEALRLGAIADDAEALRCAIRAAHSAHDAVILSGGTSKGAGDLTTTLIAELGAPGIVAHGVALKPGKPLCLAVCEGKPVVVLPGFPTSAMFTFHELVAPALRVLAGLPPKGAARVAATVPQRLTSELGRTEFAMVALTKGPVGLVAHPVAKGSGAVTAFAQADGFVTVPALAESLAPGNPAEVTLFGATITPPRLAIIGSHCIGLDAVMGCLADQGISARILATGSQGGLSALRRRDCDIAPIHLMQADSGVYNRPFLLDGMRLIQGWRRMQGLVYRPGDARFEGRDPAGALAALLADPDALMVGRNQGSGTRVLLDRLLNGARPAGYWNQPASHNAVAAAVAQGRADWGMAIQPVAETQGLGFLPVAEEHYDFAVWQDPRDPDAVAAFEAALIQSAAALRACGFSVG; this is encoded by the coding sequence ATGACAGAGTTGATCGCGCCCGCGCCGCAAAGCCAGTTCTTGACAGTCTTGTCACGCGATGCCGCCGAAGCCGCGTTTTGGAAGGCGCTCGCTCCCGCGCCCTTGGGTGTAGAGGATGTCGCGCTTGACGCGCTGGTTGGCAGGGTATTGGCCAGCGATATTGCCGCCACGGTCGATGCGCCACCCTTCGACCGTGCCACGGTTGATGGCTTTGCGGTGCGCGCCGCAGACCTGTTCGATTCTTCTGCCGCAAACCCTGTGCATCTGCGGCTGAATCCAGAGGTCATTGCCTGCGGCAGTGCTCCTTCGCTGCAAGTGGCCCCCGGCACGGCCACAGCCATCGCGACTGGCGGTCCCATCCCGCGCGGTGCCGATGCTGTGGTGATGATCGAGCATACTGATCCGGAAGGTAACGGCATTGCGGTCGCCCGCGCGGTCGCACCCGGCGCGCATATCGGCTTTGCCGGGTCCGATATCGCCTGCGGGCAGACGCTTTTGCGCAAGGGCATGGTCATTTCGGCGCGTGAAATCGCGATGCTGGCCGCAGTGGGGCTAGACCGTGCGCCGGTCTGGCGAAAACCGCGCGTCGCGGTCCTGTCCACAGGCGACGAATTGGTGCAGCCGGGCCAACCCTTGCGACCTGCGGGCATTTACGATTCGAACGGGCCGGTGATTGCCGCCGCCGTCGCGGAAGCGGGCTGCGAAGCGCTGCGGCTGGGCGCAATCGCCGATGACGCAGAGGCGCTGCGCTGCGCAATACGCGCGGCACATAGCGCCCATGACGCCGTGATCCTGTCGGGTGGCACGTCGAAAGGGGCGGGCGATCTGACGACAACGCTGATTGCGGAACTGGGTGCGCCGGGAATCGTGGCACATGGCGTGGCGCTGAAACCCGGAAAGCCGCTTTGTCTGGCGGTCTGCGAGGGCAAACCCGTTGTGGTTCTGCCGGGCTTTCCAACTTCTGCGATGTTCACCTTTCACGAACTGGTCGCACCGGCGCTCCGCGTGCTGGCGGGCCTGCCGCCGAAAGGGGCCGCGCGGGTGGCGGCCACGGTGCCGCAACGCCTGACCTCGGAACTGGGGCGCACGGAATTCGCAATGGTGGCCCTGACAAAGGGGCCAGTGGGATTGGTCGCGCACCCGGTCGCCAAAGGCTCTGGCGCAGTTACGGCCTTTGCGCAGGCCGATGGCTTTGTGACCGTGCCTGCCTTGGCCGAAAGCCTGGCACCGGGGAACCCGGCAGAGGTCACGCTGTTCGGCGCGACAATCACACCGCCGCGTCTGGCCATTATTGGTAGCCATTGCATTGGGCTGGATGCGGTAATGGGGTGTCTTGCAGATCAAGGGATCAGCGCACGCATTCTTGCCACAGGGTCTCAAGGGGGGCTGTCGGCACTGCGGCGGCGCGATTGCGATATCGCGCCAATCCACCTGATGCAGGCAGATAGTGGGGTCTATAACCGCCCGTTCCTGCTGGATGGCATGCGCCTGATCCAAGGCTGGCGGCGCATGCAGGGGTTGGTCTACCGACCCGGCGACGCGCGCTTTGAGGGCCGCGATCCGGCAGGCGCTCTGGCCGCCCTTCTGGCCGACCCCGACGCGCTGATGGTCGGGCGCAACCAAGGCTCGGGCACGCGGGTGCTGCTAGACAGGCTGCTGAATGGCGCGCGGCCTGCGGGCTATTGGAACCAGCCCGCCTCGCATAACGCGGTGGCCGCAGCCGTCGCGCAAGGGCGCGCTGATTGGGGCATGGCGATCCAACCCGTGGCCGAAACGCAGGGGCTTGGATTTTTACCCGTAGCCGAAGAGCATTACGATTTCGCGGTCTGGCAAGACCCGCGCGATCCAGATGCCGTGGCGGCCTTCGAGGCCGCGCTGATACAAAGCGCGGCGGCGCTT
- a CDS encoding substrate-binding domain-containing protein: MTHTRRFILSAVSGLALIAALPASAQEFITVASTTSTENSGLFGHILPMFQEETGIEVRVISQGTGQALETGRRGDADVVFVHARAQEEAFVAEGYGVQRFDVMYNDFVIVGPSEDPAGLADAADATAAMAAIAGAEAPFASRGDDSGTHVAEKNLWAAADVEPAGEWYLSTGSGMGATLNTAAQVPAYALTDRGTWLSFQNRGPLTISFEGDPVLFNPYGIILVNPERHPHVKAEAGQAFIDWIISEAGQSAIASFQVGGEQLFFPNAQ; this comes from the coding sequence ATGACCCATACCCGCCGTTTCATCTTGTCCGCCGTATCCGGGCTTGCGCTGATCGCAGCCTTGCCCGCCAGCGCGCAAGAATTCATCACCGTGGCCTCGACCACCTCGACCGAAAATTCGGGGCTGTTCGGGCATATCCTGCCCATGTTTCAGGAAGAAACCGGTATAGAAGTCCGAGTCATCTCGCAAGGCACGGGCCAAGCGCTGGAAACCGGCCGCCGCGGCGATGCTGATGTGGTCTTCGTCCATGCCCGCGCGCAAGAAGAGGCGTTCGTGGCAGAGGGCTATGGCGTGCAGCGTTTTGACGTGATGTACAATGATTTCGTCATTGTCGGCCCCTCTGAAGACCCGGCCGGGCTGGCAGATGCCGCAGATGCGACCGCCGCCATGGCCGCGATTGCAGGGGCAGAAGCGCCCTTCGCCTCGCGCGGCGATGATAGCGGCACGCATGTGGCCGAGAAGAACCTCTGGGCGGCGGCCGATGTGGAACCTGCGGGCGAGTGGTACCTCTCCACCGGATCGGGCATGGGCGCAACGCTGAACACTGCGGCCCAAGTACCCGCCTATGCGCTGACAGATCGCGGCACATGGCTGTCCTTCCAGAACCGTGGGCCGTTGACGATCAGCTTCGAGGGCGACCCGGTGCTGTTCAACCCTTATGGCATCATCCTTGTGAACCCCGAGCGTCATCCGCATGTGAAGGCAGAAGCTGGCCAAGCCTTCATCGACTGGATCATTTCGGAAGCAGGCCAAAGCGCCATTGCCAGCTTTCAGGTCGGTGGGGAACAGTTGTTCTTCCCCAACGCGCAATAA
- a CDS encoding phosphate ABC transporter ATP-binding protein, with amino-acid sequence MSAGSILPLSLRSMGYTVGGMPLLCDVTLDIPAGRRLVVMGPNGAGKSLFLRLCHGLINPTSGARIWADGAERAKAQAMVFQRPVLLRRSVAANINYPLRLAGLSQQHRATKVAETMDRFGLGAMADQPARLLSGGQQQRLALARAWAMSPEILFLDEPTSALDPSATRIIEDMVEQFSGEGITIVMTTHNLGQARRLAQDVAFLHRGRLMEHHPAQQFFAGPQTPEARAFLAGDLIW; translated from the coding sequence ATGAGCGCGGGCAGTATCCTACCGCTGTCTTTGCGCAGCATGGGCTATACGGTCGGCGGCATGCCACTTCTGTGCGATGTGACGCTCGACATCCCCGCCGGGCGGCGGCTGGTTGTGATGGGGCCGAACGGTGCAGGCAAAAGCCTATTCCTGCGCCTGTGTCACGGGTTGATCAACCCCACATCGGGCGCGCGGATTTGGGCTGACGGAGCCGAACGCGCCAAGGCACAAGCGATGGTGTTTCAGCGCCCGGTTTTGCTGCGCCGGTCGGTGGCTGCGAATATCAACTATCCGTTGAGGCTGGCAGGGCTGTCGCAACAGCACCGTGCCACGAAGGTCGCCGAAACGATGGACCGCTTCGGGCTGGGCGCAATGGCAGATCAACCCGCGCGCCTTTTGTCGGGCGGCCAGCAACAACGGCTGGCCTTGGCCCGCGCTTGGGCGATGAGCCCCGAAATCCTGTTTCTGGACGAACCCACATCCGCGCTCGACCCTTCGGCCACCCGCATCATCGAAGATATGGTCGAACAGTTCTCGGGCGAGGGCATCACCATCGTGATGACCACGCATAACCTTGGCCAAGCGCGCCGCTTGGCGCAAGACGTGGCCTTTCTGCATCGCGGGCGGTTGATGGAACATCATCCTGCCCAACAGTTTTTCGCGGGGCCCCAGACCCCCGAAGCCCGCGCCTTTCTGGCCGGGGATCTGATCTGGTAG
- a CDS encoding ABC transporter permease gives MDSPFATAISLIATADEALLQIIGLSLRVTLFAVGIACAIGLPLGAALALARFRGRGAVIVLFNALMGFPPVVAGLLVYLLLSRSGPLGALTLLFTPTAMVVAQTVLILPIVVSLTRSVVEDLWAEYREQLTSLGASRLRAVPTLLWDGRVSLLTGVLAGFGRASAEVGAVLIVGGNIAGHTRTMTTAITLETSRGNLGLAVALGIILMTLTLTLNAVAWGAGQWAKERLG, from the coding sequence ATGGACAGCCCATTTGCAACTGCGATTTCCCTGATCGCCACAGCCGATGAAGCGCTGTTGCAGATCATCGGGCTGTCGCTGCGCGTGACACTTTTCGCCGTGGGCATCGCATGCGCGATTGGCCTGCCCTTGGGGGCGGCGTTGGCGCTGGCGCGGTTTCGCGGGCGGGGCGCGGTGATCGTGCTGTTCAATGCGTTAATGGGCTTTCCGCCCGTGGTTGCGGGGCTTCTGGTCTACCTGTTGTTATCGCGCTCCGGGCCGCTGGGGGCGTTGACGCTTCTGTTCACACCGACGGCCATGGTTGTCGCCCAGACCGTGCTTATCCTGCCCATCGTTGTGTCGCTGACGCGTTCTGTCGTCGAAGACCTGTGGGCCGAGTACCGCGAACAACTGACTTCGCTGGGCGCAAGCCGCTTGCGCGCGGTGCCGACACTGTTGTGGGACGGGCGCGTGTCGCTTTTGACAGGCGTTCTGGCGGGCTTTGGGCGTGCCAGCGCAGAGGTGGGCGCAGTGCTGATCGTGGGCGGCAACATCGCAGGCCATACCCGCACCATGACCACGGCAATCACGCTGGAAACCAGCAGAGGCAATCTGGGGCTGGCGGTCGCGCTCGGCATCATCCTGATGACACTGACGCTAACGCTGAACGCTGTGGCATGGGGCGCAGGTCAATGGGCCAAGGAGCGGTTGGGATGA
- the tsaA gene encoding tRNA (N6-threonylcarbamoyladenosine(37)-N6)-methyltransferase TrmO, giving the protein MTTTQTLRPGEVVSDTPLPVDATLAFIGHIETPWHHRADCPRQGDPVAGPDCTIVLNMPWDQALDGIEQFERLDILYWLHQSRRDLVLQNPKHAEAPRGTFSLRSPIRPNPIGLSNVQLVRRDGTRLIVRGLECVSGTPLIDIKPDRCQFTPVG; this is encoded by the coding sequence ATGACCACCACCCAAACCCTGCGCCCCGGAGAGGTCGTTTCCGACACGCCATTGCCCGTGGATGCGACGCTGGCCTTTATCGGCCATATCGAAACCCCATGGCACCACCGCGCCGATTGCCCGCGCCAAGGCGACCCGGTTGCGGGGCCAGACTGCACGATTGTCCTGAACATGCCATGGGATCAGGCGCTAGACGGAATAGAGCAGTTCGAACGGTTGGACATTTTGTACTGGCTGCACCAGTCGCGCCGCGATCTGGTCTTGCAAAACCCCAAACATGCCGAAGCCCCGCGCGGCACGTTCAGTCTGCGCTCGCCGATCCGGCCCAATCCGATCGGGCTATCGAACGTGCAGCTTGTCCGGCGCGACGGGACTCGGTTGATCGTGCGGGGTCTGGAATGCGTGTCCGGCACGCCGCTAATCGACATCAAACCCGACCGATGCCAGTTTACGCCCGTCGGCTAG
- a CDS encoding sulfurtransferase TusA family protein, protein MTADDTLDTIGLLCPLPVLKARKRLKGLGSGAVLRVLTSDPAALVDIPHFCHESGHALLETQDMPDGTHAFLIRRA, encoded by the coding sequence ATGACCGCCGATGACACGCTCGACACGATTGGATTGCTCTGCCCGCTGCCGGTCCTGAAGGCGCGCAAGCGGTTAAAAGGGCTGGGATCTGGCGCGGTGCTGCGCGTGCTGACAAGCGATCCTGCGGCTTTGGTCGATATCCCGCATTTCTGCCATGAAAGCGGGCATGCGCTGCTTGAAACGCAGGACATGCCCGACGGAACGCACGCTTTTCTTATCCGGCGGGCATAA
- a CDS encoding molybdopterin-binding protein: MSLEPPKLRNDCFAMPQGVDWVPVDEALSRLRASLHPVVATETMPVALATGRILAKDAVALRSNPPAANAAVDGYGFAHATLAEGVNTLPLVAGRAAAGQPFGGAVPHGHAVRILTGAILPDGVDTVVLEEDCASDGQKVAFRGPVKPGSNTRRVGEDVMKGQVAIEKHSRLRPPDVALLTALGLQQVQVFQRLRVGVLSTGDELAQGTATGPHQIYDANRPMLLSLVAGWGYEPVDLGQAPDSEAEIAAFLDQGADRADLILTSGGASAGDEDHVSRLLRERGRLTSWRIAVKPGRPLAMAMWNGVPVLGLPGNPVAAFTCTLVFARPALSLLAGAGWHMPQGHIVPAAFTKRKKAGRREFLRARLNAEGAAEVFASEGSGRISGLVWADGFVELPDTAQDITHGTPVRYIPYSAYGLMPAG, translated from the coding sequence ATGAGCTTGGAACCGCCCAAACTGCGCAACGATTGTTTCGCCATGCCGCAGGGCGTGGATTGGGTGCCGGTGGATGAGGCGCTCAGCCGCCTGCGTGCTTCGCTGCACCCGGTTGTAGCCACTGAAACCATGCCTGTGGCGCTGGCAACTGGGCGTATACTAGCCAAGGATGCCGTGGCCCTGCGCTCTAACCCGCCCGCTGCGAATGCTGCGGTCGATGGCTATGGTTTTGCCCATGCGACGCTTGCAGAGGGCGTAAATACGTTACCGCTTGTTGCAGGGCGTGCGGCGGCGGGTCAGCCCTTTGGCGGCGCCGTGCCCCATGGCCATGCCGTGCGCATCCTGACCGGCGCGATCCTGCCAGATGGGGTGGACACCGTGGTGCTGGAAGAGGACTGCGCCAGCGACGGCCAAAAGGTTGCCTTTCGCGGCCCCGTAAAGCCCGGAAGCAACACCCGCCGGGTGGGCGAAGATGTTATGAAAGGGCAAGTCGCTATTGAAAAACATAGCCGTTTGCGCCCACCGGATGTTGCGTTATTGACAGCTTTGGGCCTGCAACAGGTGCAAGTGTTCCAACGCCTTCGGGTCGGTGTTCTATCGACAGGCGATGAGCTGGCCCAAGGCACGGCAACTGGCCCGCACCAAATTTACGACGCAAACCGCCCCATGCTGCTCTCACTTGTCGCTGGCTGGGGATATGAGCCTGTTGACCTTGGCCAAGCCCCGGATTCAGAAGCCGAGATCGCCGCATTTCTAGATCAAGGTGCAGATCGGGCCGACTTGATTCTGACCTCTGGAGGTGCCTCTGCCGGGGATGAGGACCATGTCTCGCGCCTGCTGCGCGAGCGAGGCCGACTGACCAGTTGGCGCATTGCCGTGAAACCGGGCCGCCCGCTGGCCATGGCGATGTGGAATGGTGTGCCGGTGCTGGGCCTGCCGGGCAATCCGGTCGCGGCCTTCACCTGCACGCTGGTTTTTGCGCGCCCTGCCCTATCGCTGCTGGCGGGTGCTGGCTGGCATATGCCCCAAGGCCATATCGTGCCCGCCGCCTTCACCAAACGCAAGAAAGCTGGGCGGCGCGAATTCCTACGCGCGCGGCTAAACGCCGAAGGTGCCGCAGAGGTTTTCGCATCCGAAGGGTCGGGGCGCATTTCCGGGCTGGTCTGGGCCGATGGCTTTGTCGAACTGCCCGATACGGCGCAGGACATCACCCACGGCACGCCCGTGCGCTACATCCCCTACAGCGCCTACGGGCTTATGCCCGCCGGATAA
- the mobB gene encoding molybdopterin-guanine dinucleotide biosynthesis protein B, whose amino-acid sequence MKLYGVTGWKNTGKTTLTERLVAHMVTQGLRVSTVKHAHHDTEIDHPGRDSFRHRQAGAGQVLVVSPARWALMTELRDAPEPPLDAMLARLDPCDLVLIEGYKSAPHPKVETYRAEAGRDLLATRNPTIRAIAADCAVDTALPRFDLDDVPAIAALIRAELGL is encoded by the coding sequence ATGAAGCTCTATGGCGTAACCGGTTGGAAAAACACCGGAAAGACCACATTAACCGAGCGTCTGGTCGCGCATATGGTGACGCAAGGACTAAGGGTTTCGACCGTAAAGCACGCCCATCACGACACCGAGATTGACCATCCGGGCCGCGACAGTTTTCGCCACAGACAAGCGGGCGCGGGACAGGTTTTGGTCGTCTCGCCCGCACGCTGGGCGCTGATGACGGAATTGCGCGACGCGCCCGAACCCCCGCTGGACGCGATGCTTGCACGGCTGGACCCGTGTGATCTGGTGCTGATAGAGGGCTATAAATCCGCGCCACACCCCAAGGTTGAAACCTATCGCGCAGAGGCCGGGCGCGACCTGCTTGCCACGCGCAACCCGACCATCCGGGCCATTGCCGCCGATTGTGCGGTTGATACCGCCCTGCCTCGGTTCGATCTAGACGACGTGCCCGCCATTGCCGCCCTTATCCGCGCAGAGCTCGGGCTATGA
- the mobA gene encoding molybdenum cofactor guanylyltransferase MobA, with protein sequence MSMPLGVILAGGRATRMGGGDKGLRTLGEKRIIDHVIDRLRPQCAALAINANGDPARLAEFGLPVLPDSLPDHPGPLAGVLAGLNWAAARGATAIVTAAADTPFFPTNLVARLQQDAGPKGLCLAASHDEDGILRRHPTFGLWPVALRDDLRAALETGMRKIVLWTDQHDAGTALFASEAGDPFFNINTPEDIDTGLQLMGTR encoded by the coding sequence ATGAGCATGCCACTTGGGGTAATCTTGGCAGGCGGGCGCGCAACCCGTATGGGCGGCGGCGACAAGGGGCTGCGGACCTTGGGCGAGAAGCGCATCATCGACCATGTAATCGACCGCCTGCGCCCGCAATGCGCAGCCCTTGCGATCAACGCCAATGGCGATCCGGCGCGCTTGGCCGAATTCGGCTTGCCGGTGCTGCCCGACAGCCTTCCCGACCATCCCGGGCCATTGGCAGGGGTTCTGGCCGGGCTGAATTGGGCCGCCGCGCGCGGGGCCACGGCCATCGTGACCGCCGCCGCGGACACGCCGTTTTTTCCGACCAATTTGGTAGCGCGGCTCCAGCAAGATGCCGGCCCCAAGGGCCTCTGTCTTGCCGCCAGCCATGACGAGGACGGCATTTTGCGCCGTCATCCGACCTTTGGGCTGTGGCCGGTCGCCCTGCGCGACGACCTGCGCGCAGCGCTTGAAACCGGCATGCGCAAGATCGTGCTCTGGACCGACCAACATGACGCGGGCACCGCGCTATTTGCGTCAGAGGCGGGCGATCCGTTCTTCAACATCAACACACCCGAAGACATAGACACCGGGCTGCAATTGATGGGCACGCGATGA
- a CDS encoding formate dehydrogenase accessory sulfurtransferase FdhD — MDLHLPLLPNPNAPRLTRNVTGRDHTGADVAISVVEERPLTIFLNSQEIVTAMTIGDYPEYLALGFLRNQRMLRAEDTIIGVDYDDDIDTVVVRTATQTNYEEKLRKKTRTSGCAVGTVFGDMMDGLEGVVLPDTKLRTSDLYALAKQINTLPSLYLAAGAIHGTVLCEDDRVLVYMEDVGRHNAVDKISGVMLHHGISAEGKILYTTGRLTSEMVIKTAMMGISVLASRSGFTAWGVEIARDLGLTLIGRMRGQRFVCLSGEERLIRDADVSAIPEEDRRHRRKSAESDA; from the coding sequence ATGGACCTGCACCTACCCTTGCTGCCCAACCCGAACGCGCCCCGCCTGACCCGCAATGTCACGGGCCGCGACCACACGGGCGCAGATGTGGCCATTTCAGTGGTCGAAGAACGGCCGTTGACGATCTTTCTGAATTCGCAAGAAATTGTCACCGCCATGACCATTGGCGACTATCCCGAATATTTGGCGCTTGGCTTCCTGCGCAACCAGCGCATGTTGCGCGCAGAGGACACCATTATCGGGGTCGATTATGACGACGATATAGACACGGTTGTCGTGCGCACCGCGACCCAGACCAACTATGAAGAAAAACTGCGCAAGAAAACCCGCACCTCTGGCTGTGCCGTCGGCACCGTCTTTGGCGATATGATGGATGGGCTGGAAGGTGTCGTGCTACCCGACACCAAGCTGCGCACAAGTGACCTTTATGCGCTGGCCAAGCAGATCAACACTTTGCCCTCGCTCTATCTTGCGGCGGGCGCAATCCACGGCACGGTGCTGTGCGAAGATGACCGCGTTCTAGTCTATATGGAAGATGTGGGCCGCCATAACGCGGTCGATAAAATCAGCGGCGTCATGCTACACCATGGGATCAGCGCAGAGGGTAAAATCCTGTATACGACCGGGCGGCTGACATCCGAGATGGTCATCAAAACCGCGATGATGGGCATTTCGGTTCTGGCCTCGCGCTCTGGCTTTACCGCATGGGGCGTAGAAATTGCCCGAGACTTGGGGCTGACGCTGATCGGACGGATGCGCGGCCAGCGCTTTGTCTGCCTGTCGGGTGAGGAACGGCTGATCCGCGATGCGGATGTATCCGCCATCCCGGAAGAAGACCGCCGCCACCGCCGCAAAAGCGCGGAGAGCGACGCATGA
- a CDS encoding DUF2478 domain-containing protein — protein MFAFFTAPGRGAGDALLAEVADMLTARGVRVRGVVQCNFEYDPARRCHMDLRILGSDHLVRISQERGIHAKGCRLDTQGLAEAVFHVDSGLAAGETDLVIVNKFGKQECDGEGFRDVIARALLEDIPVLTSCGPGHRAGLLEFSGGLATELPADAAQIVDWCVEQAALARQP, from the coding sequence ATGTTTGCATTCTTCACGGCGCCCGGGCGCGGCGCGGGCGATGCGCTTTTGGCCGAAGTGGCCGATATGCTGACCGCGCGCGGCGTGCGGGTGCGCGGCGTGGTCCAGTGCAATTTCGAATACGACCCGGCGCGGCGTTGCCACATGGACCTGCGTATCTTGGGCAGCGATCATCTGGTGCGCATCTCTCAGGAACGCGGCATCCATGCCAAGGGCTGCCGATTGGATACGCAAGGACTGGCCGAAGCCGTGTTCCATGTCGACTCTGGGCTGGCGGCGGGCGAGACCGATCTGGTGATCGTCAACAAATTCGGCAAGCAGGAATGCGATGGCGAGGGCTTTCGCGACGTAATCGCGCGCGCGCTGCTAGAGGATATTCCGGTGCTGACAAGCTGCGGGCCGGGCCATCGCGCGGGCTTGTTGGAATTCTCGGGCGGACTGGCCACCGAATTACCCGCCGATGCGGCGCAGATTGTCGATTGGTGCGTGGAACAGGCTGCGTTGGCCCGGCAGCCTTAA
- a CDS encoding 4Fe-4S binding protein yields MAFSPETLGNPARPASQLCRAQLDNFRAALGEFANVTVACTQEAAVFSEVAESTGFAGKLRFANIRETAGWSEDGANAGPKMAAILAMAEQDVTPFEVVSMESNGIALILGRDQVALNAAAALADTLDITVLLLPGSDVTPPRQTTWPVLQGRVGRAKGHLGAYELTIDDYAIPDPSSRRKLEFGPARSGATSRADLVIDLTGQKPLFHESRPGYLRADPADPVAVAKLVATAAEMVGTFDKPKFINFTPDLCAHSRNTKTGCTRCLDLCPTGAILSAGDTVMIDPNICAGCGQCAAACPTGAASYALPVVDNIVQRLRAGLAAYHAAGASVAPVILLHDESHGAELIDASARFGRGLPAHVIPLGVNEPTQIGPETVAAALAYGASEVCVLTRARPAHPIDGLEATRGLIQGIAAETERASAMRLLQIDDPDLLDDALWHRPAPVQPIRASFLPPEDKRGLLVMAVEEMLRTAPAPQDEIALPKGAPFGAVVLNTDACTLCLACVGACPVGALSDNPDQPMLRFTESACVQCGICTATCPENAITLAPRIDLAAWNAPRRVLKEEEPFACTSCGKPFGTKSSIDRVMAKLESHWMFSGEKGRDRMRLLCMCDDCRTREVVIAGFDPHETTQ; encoded by the coding sequence ATGGCATTTTCGCCTGAAACCCTTGGCAATCCGGCCCGTCCCGCCAGCCAACTCTGCCGCGCGCAACTCGATAATTTTCGCGCCGCCTTGGGCGAATTTGCCAATGTGACGGTCGCCTGCACACAAGAAGCGGCGGTGTTTTCAGAGGTCGCGGAGTCGACAGGCTTCGCGGGCAAACTGCGTTTTGCGAATATCCGCGAAACTGCCGGGTGGTCCGAAGATGGCGCAAATGCCGGCCCCAAAATGGCCGCGATACTTGCCATGGCCGAGCAAGATGTGACCCCGTTCGAGGTGGTCAGCATGGAAAGCAACGGCATCGCGCTGATCTTGGGCCGCGATCAGGTTGCGCTGAACGCGGCGGCGGCCCTCGCCGATACGCTTGATATCACCGTGCTTTTGCTGCCGGGGTCCGATGTGACCCCGCCGCGCCAAACCACATGGCCTGTGCTGCAAGGCCGCGTGGGGCGTGCCAAAGGGCATCTGGGTGCGTATGAGTTGACAATTGACGACTACGCCATCCCAGACCCATCATCGCGGCGCAAACTGGAGTTCGGGCCTGCGCGGTCGGGCGCGACCTCTCGCGCTGATCTGGTCATTGACCTGACGGGGCAAAAGCCCCTGTTCCATGAAAGCCGCCCCGGCTATCTGCGCGCCGATCCCGCAGACCCTGTCGCCGTGGCCAAGCTTGTGGCAACAGCCGCAGAGATGGTGGGCACTTTCGACAAGCCCAAATTCATCAATTTTACGCCCGACCTGTGCGCCCATTCGCGCAACACCAAAACCGGCTGCACCCGCTGTCTGGACCTATGCCCCACCGGCGCGATTCTGTCCGCGGGCGACACTGTTATGATTGACCCCAATATCTGCGCGGGCTGCGGTCAATGTGCCGCTGCCTGCCCGACGGGTGCGGCATCCTATGCGCTGCCAGTCGTTGACAACATCGTGCAGCGCCTTCGCGCGGGGTTGGCGGCCTATCACGCGGCCGGGGCAAGTGTCGCGCCGGTTATCCTGCTGCACGACGAAAGCCACGGCGCGGAACTGATCGACGCAAGCGCGCGCTTCGGACGCGGTTTGCCTGCGCATGTCATCCCGCTTGGCGTGAATGAACCAACGCAGATCGGGCCGGAAACCGTCGCCGCCGCCCTTGCCTATGGCGCATCCGAAGTGTGCGTTCTGACCCGCGCGCGCCCCGCCCACCCCATCGACGGGCTAGAAGCCACGCGTGGGCTGATTCAGGGCATTGCCGCCGAGACCGAACGCGCCAGCGCCATGCGCCTGTTGCAGATCGACGACCCAGACCTGCTGGACGACGCCCTGTGGCACAGGCCCGCCCCCGTGCAGCCAATCCGCGCGAGCTTTCTGCCGCCAGAGGACAAGCGCGGCTTGCTGGTCATGGCGGTGGAAGAGATGCTTCGCACCGCCCCCGCTCCGCAAGACGAAATCGCCCTGCCCAAAGGTGCGCCATTCGGCGCGGTGGTGCTGAATACCGACGCCTGCACGCTGTGCCTTGCTTGCGTGGGCGCATGCCCGGTGGGCGCTTTGTCGGACAATCCCGACCAGCCCATGCTGCGCTTTACCGAAAGCGCCTGTGTGCAATGCGGTATCTGCACGGCGACCTGCCCGGAAAATGCGATCACGCTCGCGCCGCGCATTGACCTTGCAGCATGGAATGCCCCCCGCAGGGTGCTGAAAGAAGAAGAACCCTTCGCCTGCACATCCTGCGGCAAGCCCTTTGGCACCAAATCCAGCATTGACCGCGTCATGGCAAAGCTGGAATCGCACTGGATGTTCTCGGGTGAGAAAGGGCGCGACCGGATGCGCCTTCTGTGTATGTGCGACGATTGCCGCACGCGCGAGGTGGTGATCGCGGGTTTTGACCCGCATGAAACAACGCAATAA